Proteins from a single region of Bacillota bacterium:
- a CDS encoding Ppx/GppA family phosphatase — MQGAVQYKVIVGAIDIGTNSVRLIIAEKKNSKWRDLVRTVEVTRLGEGVDKTHTITREAMERTLAVLSQYKEMMERYGAERQKVVSTSAMRDAKNSTEFIALVRERLGLDIEVISGEEEGRLTFSGAVCQDSLAPKGAVVLVVDVGGGSTEYIYGKDNEVFGVTSLNIGSVRLTEQFLKHDPPLKEELDNARDAILGASRPVFKALAEANPEVMIAVAGTATQLAAVLYEVEPYDPEKIHGSKVTFIQLESLINRIAAMPNEKRKTLKGMHPKRADVLIGGSLILEETLKSLHLSEMIISEKDILDGLIYSIAE, encoded by the coding sequence ATGCAAGGAGCGGTGCAATACAAAGTGATTGTTGGAGCAATAGATATCGGGACGAACTCTGTAAGGTTAATAATTGCGGAAAAGAAGAATAGCAAGTGGCGGGACCTCGTGCGTACGGTTGAAGTTACCCGGCTTGGCGAAGGAGTGGATAAGACCCATACAATAACGCGCGAGGCAATGGAGCGTACACTTGCGGTTTTGAGCCAATATAAAGAAATGATGGAGCGTTATGGAGCTGAGAGACAAAAGGTTGTTTCAACAAGCGCAATGCGGGATGCTAAAAACTCGACCGAATTTATAGCGCTTGTTAGAGAACGGCTCGGGTTAGACATCGAAGTCATCTCAGGTGAAGAGGAAGGAAGGCTTACCTTCTCTGGCGCTGTCTGTCAAGATAGCTTAGCGCCAAAAGGGGCAGTTGTGCTTGTTGTCGATGTTGGCGGTGGAAGTACTGAGTATATTTACGGCAAGGATAATGAAGTGTTTGGCGTAACGAGCCTTAACATAGGCTCGGTTCGCCTGACTGAGCAGTTTTTAAAGCACGATCCTCCACTAAAGGAAGAGTTGGATAATGCAAGAGATGCTATACTTGGCGCCTCTAGGCCAGTCTTTAAGGCATTAGCAGAAGCTAATCCAGAAGTCATGATAGCAGTTGCAGGGACAGCGACCCAGCTCGCAGCCGTTCTTTATGAAGTCGAGCCATACGACCCTGAGAAAATCCACGGTTCAAAAGTGACTTTCATACAGCTCGAATCGCTGATCAATCGCATTGCCGCAATGCCAAATGAGAAGCGAAAAACCCTGAAAGGCATGCATCCAAAAAGGGCGGATGTATTGATTGGTGGCTCCCTCATACTTGAGGAAACACTAAAAAGCCTGCATCTAAGTGAGATGATCATCAGCGAAAAAGACATCCTTGACGGGCTTATCTATTCGATAGCTGAGTAA
- a CDS encoding DUF501 domain-containing protein, protein MYNMGAAASINKFDLDIISKQLGREPQGLRRVATRCVFGCPEVIEAKPFSEDGKPFPTLYWLTCPAKVKAVSRLEDKGWSDRLRKLLAADELFYKRFYAAQQDYISRRRMGSENSDHPIFETGIGGVRELEAVKCLHAHYAHYLATGINPIGEVINREIAGIECKERCNTK, encoded by the coding sequence ATGTATAATATGGGTGCGGCAGCTTCAATCAATAAATTCGATCTGGATATAATAAGTAAACAGCTGGGTAGAGAGCCCCAGGGCTTGCGCAGGGTTGCCACGAGGTGTGTTTTTGGCTGTCCTGAAGTAATTGAAGCCAAGCCGTTTTCTGAGGACGGCAAACCCTTTCCGACCCTTTACTGGCTTACATGTCCGGCTAAAGTAAAGGCGGTATCACGTCTTGAGGATAAAGGCTGGTCTGATAGGTTACGCAAACTGCTCGCTGCAGATGAGTTATTCTATAAGCGTTTCTATGCCGCTCAGCAGGATTATATAAGCCGTCGGAGGATGGGGTCGGAAAATAGCGATCATCCGATATTTGAAACCGGTATTGGTGGAGTAAGGGAGCTAGAGGCAGTGAAGTGTCTGCACGCCCATTATGCACATTATTTAGCAACTGGCATAAATCCTATCGGAGAAGTGATAAATAGAGAAATAGCAGGTATTGAATGCAAGGAGCGGTGCAATACAAAGTGA
- a CDS encoding S1 RNA-binding domain-containing protein, whose protein sequence is MSLEVGNIVEGKVVKTTNFGAFIELAGGQTGLIHISEIAHSYVKDVKDFLRENDSVTAKVVAIKPDGKIDLSLKQLEEPRSEEIKAKSRTSEKRNGSNDAFEKMMRDFLRSSEEKLGDIKRNREGKRN, encoded by the coding sequence ATGTCTCTAGAAGTTGGAAACATAGTCGAGGGTAAGGTGGTTAAAACCACCAACTTCGGCGCATTTATCGAGTTAGCCGGGGGACAAACAGGCCTCATCCACATCTCCGAGATTGCACACTCTTATGTCAAGGATGTCAAGGATTTCTTAAGGGAGAACGATTCCGTTACCGCCAAAGTTGTAGCAATTAAACCCGATGGAAAAATCGACCTTTCTCTTAAGCAGCTTGAGGAACCTAGATCAGAAGAGATCAAAGCCAAATCCCGTACATCCGAGAAAAGAAATGGCAGCAACGATGCTTTCGAGAAGATGATGCGAGACTTCCTCCGCTCGAGTGAAGAAAAACTGGGCGATATTAAGAGAAACAGGGAAGGCAAGCGCAACTAG
- a CDS encoding septum formation initiator family protein: protein MLYTVRDLVEVTALNPKQNRRKSQRTVPGKIQRTAGQKKASNVRVLRPAPKTRTRINYRRVVLVGFAIYFVVWAIYPVTYRIQQKKELDKLNKQLSMIKKQNEKLQKEVDYLNSDEYVEQKARSLGLSRADEEVIVVIPQEADNPKESLKKPSAKAETKKEDKTSPSLWQRIMVFISSVF, encoded by the coding sequence TTGTTATATACGGTAAGAGATTTAGTAGAAGTGACAGCATTGAACCCAAAGCAGAATCGCAGAAAAAGTCAAAGAACCGTTCCGGGTAAGATCCAAAGAACAGCGGGCCAAAAGAAGGCCAGCAACGTTAGAGTCCTTCGGCCTGCACCCAAAACGCGAACCAGAATCAATTATCGCCGTGTGGTGCTGGTTGGGTTTGCGATTTACTTTGTCGTTTGGGCTATTTACCCGGTTACTTATCGCATACAGCAAAAGAAAGAGCTGGACAAGCTAAATAAACAGCTAAGCATGATAAAAAAGCAGAATGAGAAACTTCAAAAGGAAGTAGACTATCTAAACTCTGATGAGTATGTGGAACAAAAGGCGAGGTCCTTGGGCCTGTCAAGAGCTGACGAAGAGGTTATCGTAGTTATTCCGCAAGAAGCAGATAACCCGAAGGAATCCCTAAAGAAACCCAGTGCCAAAGCCGAAACAAAAAAGGAAGATAAGACATCGCCTTCTTTATGGCAGAGAATTATGGTTTTTATCTCAAGCGTATTTTAA